The Verrucomicrobiia bacterium genome has a segment encoding these proteins:
- a CDS encoding glycosyltransferase family 2 protein, with protein sequence MTTSQPLLTISIPTYNRAKLLEARLLELLPQVVPEVELIVCNDGSTDETVQVCEKYRNQGVLYYENKVNMGLSRNMLSAFENARGKWLWTLGDDDGVLPDAVGRILLLLRKYPEAGVITVKNETLHFTHEKEFHDLGTFLQEHGITDVMFQSSNLYHIARINKHLKVFAQGIITISPHVDLIIRMLETHTASLQFSQTEILGECEANRRWSSLELAFGVSLHPIFIRSHSIQKRAAMSAWFKTRWMHKYGLREVHDEASFTRWKQLTRNCDSLLNSFGAHFLSVLFFNQFEMKEWLNHLQMSVIRLFPFSMVKRPILEMRNRRLGDRISYDN encoded by the coding sequence ATGACAACATCCCAACCCTTATTGACGATTTCCATTCCAACCTACAACCGCGCCAAATTGCTTGAGGCGCGTCTTCTGGAACTCTTGCCGCAAGTGGTGCCCGAAGTGGAGCTGATTGTCTGCAATGACGGTAGCACGGATGAGACAGTCCAAGTTTGCGAAAAATACCGCAACCAGGGTGTTCTCTACTATGAGAACAAGGTAAACATGGGGCTCTCCCGGAATATGCTCTCGGCCTTTGAAAACGCCCGGGGCAAATGGCTTTGGACATTGGGAGACGACGACGGTGTTTTGCCGGATGCCGTAGGCAGGATTCTCTTGCTTTTAAGAAAATACCCGGAGGCTGGTGTCATTACGGTCAAAAACGAAACTCTTCACTTTACGCACGAAAAAGAGTTCCATGATTTAGGGACATTTCTTCAGGAGCACGGAATCACGGATGTGATGTTCCAATCCAGCAACCTTTATCATATCGCAAGAATCAACAAGCATCTCAAGGTGTTTGCGCAGGGCATCATCACGATCTCGCCACATGTTGACTTAATCATCCGGATGCTGGAAACGCATACTGCGTCGCTTCAGTTTTCCCAGACGGAAATATTGGGCGAATGCGAAGCCAATCGCCGGTGGTCCTCCCTTGAACTGGCATTTGGTGTCAGCCTGCATCCTATTTTTATCCGGAGTCACTCCATTCAAAAGCGCGCCGCGATGAGCGCCTGGTTCAAGACGCGGTGGATGCACAAGTATGGACTTCGGGAAGTTCACGACGAAGCTTCCTTCACTCGCTGGAAGCAATTAACGCGCAATTGTGATTCTCTATTGAATAGTTTCGGCGCCCATTTCCTCAGCGTTCTTTTCTTCAACCAGTTTGAAATGAAGGAATGGCTCAATCATTTGCAAATGAGCGTTATTCGCTTGTTTCCTTTCTCCATGGTCAAGCGACCCATTCTGGAGATGAGAAACCGGAGGTTGGGAGATCGCATTTCGTATGATAATTGA
- a CDS encoding alpha/beta hydrolase, with protein sequence MNCRTALCLLASLAVIASTAQAQQRPPREPFPLWAEGAPGALGKDEAKDVPKLTPYFANPKIATGAVMVICPGGGYGGLAPHEGRDYAMWLNEQGISAFVLQYRLGSAGYRHPVMLNDVSRAVRYVRSKAADWKIDPKRIGLMGSSAGGHLASTLLTHFDAGDANAKDPIEKESSRPDLGILCYPVITMGANTHGGSKKNLLGDNPSAELVELLSNEKQVKKDTPPTFIFHTFEDTAVKVENALDFAAGLRKNNVPFALHIYPKGAHGIGLGSSNWDPTARHPWTADCLHWLKEQGFTK encoded by the coding sequence ATGAACTGTCGCACCGCACTTTGCCTGCTGGCATCACTTGCCGTCATCGCTTCCACTGCCCAAGCCCAACAACGTCCTCCGCGCGAACCTTTCCCGCTCTGGGCGGAAGGCGCTCCCGGCGCCCTCGGCAAGGACGAGGCCAAAGACGTGCCCAAGCTCACGCCCTATTTCGCCAATCCCAAGATCGCCACCGGTGCCGTCATGGTCATCTGCCCAGGCGGTGGCTACGGCGGACTCGCCCCGCATGAGGGTCGCGATTATGCCATGTGGCTGAACGAGCAGGGCATCTCCGCCTTCGTGCTCCAATACCGCCTCGGCTCCGCAGGTTATCGTCATCCTGTGATGCTGAACGACGTCTCCCGCGCCGTCCGTTACGTGCGCTCGAAAGCGGCTGATTGGAAGATCGATCCCAAACGCATCGGACTCATGGGTTCCTCCGCTGGTGGCCACCTCGCCTCCACGCTCCTCACGCATTTCGATGCCGGTGACGCCAACGCCAAAGACCCGATCGAAAAAGAAAGCTCCCGTCCTGACCTTGGCATACTCTGCTATCCCGTCATCACCATGGGCGCGAATACCCACGGCGGCTCGAAGAAAAACTTGCTCGGCGACAATCCTTCAGCCGAACTCGTAGAACTCCTCTCCAATGAGAAACAAGTGAAGAAAGACACCCCGCCCACCTTCATCTTCCACACCTTTGAAGACACCGCCGTGAAAGTGGAGAACGCCCTCGACTTCGCCGCTGGTCTGCGAAAGAACAACGTGCCCTTCGCCCTGCACATCTATCCGAAGGGCGCACACGGCATCGGCCTCGGCTCCTCGAATTGGGACCCGACCGCCCGCCACCCCTGGACCGCCGATTGCCTCCACTGGCTGAAAGAACAGGGGTTTACGAAATAA
- a CDS encoding exo-beta-N-acetylmuramidase NamZ domain-containing protein produces MALNGAALMLVLALAFTGCQSKSASQGGNQTTATATAKTGTNSPAPQATESKVVKGLRTPTVLNVKPTAVFKAEKLAAMDAAITNAIGEGKLPGGVLWLERGQEVYLRGYGWRAVEPKREVITTDTIYDAASLTKVVATTPAILILLDRGLLQLNDPVKRFIPEFTGGGKENVTVRHLMTHVSGLRSGLGATPAWTGYDTAIKRACGETLQTEPGAKFLYSDINFILLGEIVRRASGMPLNQFVEENIYKPLKMVDTGYLPSPDKLSRIAPTESIEGKPLRGVVHDPTSRKMGGVAGHAGLFTTANDLARYARMILNGGSLDGARVLKTTTVQMMENVHTPSAVADRRGLGWDIDSSYAGPRGNVFPIGSFGHTGWTGTCLWIDPFSQTFYIFVSNRNHPTEKGSVTALRRVLGTLAAEAVNGFDFNKVPGALPPRMTNKVSQIELLEYAAADGGAPLTPTLSPPRGEGEKTGAAERKGPQVLNGIDVLKREKFARLKGLRLGLITNHTGQDKDRNPIIDMLHEAEGIQLKALFGPEHGIRGLLDEKVPDSKDEKTGLPVYSLYGETRVPKPEHLKDLDALIFDIQDIGCRFYTYPSTMGNCMEAAAKAKIKYFVLDRVNPITGTAIDGPVLTDKTSFVAYHQVPVRHGMTIGELAKMYNAEKKFGADLTVIEIEGWKRGMWFDETGQPWKNPSPNMRSLTQATLYPGVGLLEFSAVSVGRGTDTPFEVVGAPYIDDLKLAAELNAAGLKHVRFVPIRFTPNASVNKDKECRGVNIILTDREKCEVVDIGILIASTLHRMYPNDYDLNKFKKLLGHDATIEMIREGKSVKEIRKSWEPAVKEFMKRRKEFLIY; encoded by the coding sequence ATGGCCCTAAATGGAGCAGCGCTGATGCTGGTGCTGGCGCTCGCTTTCACGGGGTGCCAGAGCAAGTCGGCTTCGCAAGGGGGGAATCAAACCACGGCCACCGCCACTGCCAAGACGGGCACGAACTCCCCTGCCCCGCAAGCGACCGAGAGCAAGGTGGTGAAGGGCCTGCGCACGCCGACGGTGCTGAATGTGAAGCCGACGGCGGTGTTCAAGGCGGAGAAGCTGGCGGCGATGGATGCGGCGATCACGAATGCGATCGGGGAAGGGAAACTGCCCGGCGGTGTGCTCTGGCTGGAGCGCGGGCAGGAGGTTTATCTGCGCGGCTATGGCTGGCGCGCAGTGGAGCCGAAGCGCGAGGTGATCACGACGGATACGATCTATGATGCGGCGTCGCTCACGAAGGTCGTGGCGACGACTCCGGCGATCCTCATCCTGCTGGATCGCGGTCTCCTGCAATTGAACGATCCGGTGAAACGGTTCATCCCGGAATTCACGGGCGGCGGGAAAGAGAATGTGACGGTGCGGCATCTGATGACGCATGTGTCCGGCCTGCGCTCGGGTCTCGGCGCGACGCCCGCGTGGACCGGTTATGACACGGCGATCAAGCGGGCTTGCGGTGAGACATTGCAGACGGAGCCGGGCGCGAAGTTTCTCTACAGTGATATCAATTTCATCCTCCTCGGTGAGATCGTGCGGCGCGCGAGCGGGATGCCGCTGAACCAATTCGTGGAGGAGAACATCTACAAGCCGCTGAAGATGGTGGACACGGGTTACCTCCCCTCCCCTGACAAACTGAGCCGCATCGCGCCGACAGAGTCGATCGAGGGCAAGCCGCTGCGCGGTGTGGTGCATGATCCGACCTCGCGCAAGATGGGTGGGGTGGCGGGGCACGCGGGTCTCTTCACCACGGCGAATGATTTGGCGCGGTATGCGCGGATGATCTTGAACGGCGGTTCGCTGGATGGGGCGCGGGTGCTGAAGACGACGACGGTGCAGATGATGGAGAATGTGCATACGCCCTCTGCGGTGGCGGATCGGCGCGGGCTGGGCTGGGATATTGATTCCAGCTATGCGGGGCCGCGCGGGAATGTGTTCCCGATCGGTTCGTTCGGGCACACGGGCTGGACGGGCACGTGCCTGTGGATCGATCCGTTTTCGCAGACGTTCTACATCTTCGTCTCGAATCGCAATCATCCGACGGAGAAGGGTTCCGTGACGGCGTTGCGTCGCGTGCTCGGCACACTCGCGGCGGAAGCGGTGAATGGGTTTGATTTCAACAAGGTGCCGGGAGCTTTGCCACCGCGCATGACGAACAAGGTTTCGCAGATCGAATTACTCGAATACGCGGCGGCGGACGGAGGGGCACCCCTCACCCCAACCCTCTCCCCTCCGAGGGGCGAGGGAGAAAAAACTGGTGCAGCCGAGCGCAAGGGTCCGCAGGTGCTGAATGGCATCGATGTGTTGAAGCGGGAGAAGTTCGCGCGGTTGAAGGGATTGCGCCTCGGCCTGATCACGAATCACACGGGGCAGGACAAGGATCGTAATCCGATCATCGATATGCTGCACGAGGCGGAGGGCATCCAGCTCAAGGCGCTGTTCGGGCCGGAGCATGGTATTCGCGGGTTGCTCGATGAGAAGGTGCCGGACAGCAAGGATGAGAAGACGGGCTTGCCGGTTTACAGCCTCTATGGCGAGACGCGCGTGCCGAAGCCGGAGCATCTGAAAGACCTCGATGCGTTGATCTTCGACATCCAGGACATCGGGTGCCGGTTCTACACGTATCCGTCCACGATGGGGAATTGCATGGAGGCGGCAGCGAAGGCGAAGATCAAGTATTTCGTGCTGGATCGCGTGAATCCGATCACGGGCACAGCGATCGATGGGCCGGTGCTGACGGATAAGACGAGTTTCGTAGCGTATCATCAGGTGCCGGTGCGGCATGGGATGACAATCGGTGAACTGGCTAAGATGTATAATGCGGAAAAGAAATTCGGCGCGGACCTGACGGTGATCGAGATCGAGGGCTGGAAGCGCGGGATGTGGTTCGATGAGACGGGGCAGCCGTGGAAAAATCCGTCACCGAACATGCGCAGCCTCACACAGGCGACGTTATATCCGGGCGTGGGTTTGCTCGAATTCTCCGCCGTGTCCGTGGGGCGCGGGACGGATACGCCGTTCGAAGTTGTCGGGGCGCCTTACATTGATGATCTAAAACTCGCAGCGGAATTGAACGCGGCGGGATTGAAGCATGTGCGCTTCGTGCCGATCCGCTTCACACCAAATGCGAGTGTGAACAAGGACAAGGAATGTCGCGGCGTGAACATCATCCTGACGGATCGCGAGAAGTGCGAGGTGGTGGATATCGGCATCTTGATCGCGTCCACGCTGCATCGGATGTATCCTAATGATTATGATCTGAACAAGTTCAAGAAGTTGTTGGGTCATGACGCGACGATCGAGATGATCCGCGAGGGGAAATCCGTGAAGGAGATCCGCAAATCATGGGAACCGGCGGTGAAGGAGTTCATGAAGCGGCGGAAGGAGTTTTTGATTTATTGA
- a CDS encoding VIT domain-containing protein → MKRIFWALLLGLLLGGSLQQVNAAGLIVVEPGKEGIIAPEPMPPIPPRPIPHPHRPPPSMPVMLPLETQQQKVDVTIRDQIARTEVEQVFYNPNGRRIEGTFLFPVPKGAQIDKFTMDINGQPVQAELLKADKAKAIYEEIVRKLKDPALLEYAGRDLYKVRIFPIEPQEKKRVKLIYTQLLKEEQGLVEYALPLNPDAADKKTPLAIKVQIDSRTPLKTIYSPTHSVDVKREGDRKATLGYEANSSGSARQFQFFFARQTDEIGIQLITQRDGDEGHFLLFLSPGQWDDKTKVVPKDVLFVVDTSGSMAGKKMEQARKALQFCVENLNDKDRFDIVRFSTETEPLFNGFREVNRESRQKAQTFVEGLKPIGGTAIHAALQTALKLRPDSVERPYFVIFVTDGMPTVGETREETIVQLVTSDVARKTRVFCFGVGHDVNTHLLDRITEQTRAVSTYVLPEEDLELKLSGFFARIKDPVLASPELKVKGDVTVTQLYPNPLPDLFNGDQLVLSGKFKGHGAVAIELTGQSGKSKKTIVHEVTFPKSSTEHDFIPRLWAMRRVGWLLDEIRLRGENAELRDEVTDLARRYGIVTPYTAYLILEDEKQRGVPATAQTQNNFRLDVAAQDATKDAWRRSKEERSGSFAVSGARMNQALRGQAVVAEALEKNRAEAPMAASPMPAAAPPALGSRVSGVVSAPVAKSIHNPSSSTDYTQQNRYAGGRAFYQNGPVWTDALVQKQSAQARRVQLPFASKEYFDLMQKHPEVKPWLALGNRVQFVLADTVYEVTE, encoded by the coding sequence ATGAAACGGATTTTTTGGGCGCTGCTCTTGGGCCTGTTGTTGGGTGGAAGTTTGCAACAGGTGAATGCCGCCGGGCTCATCGTGGTGGAGCCGGGCAAGGAAGGCATCATCGCACCGGAGCCCATGCCGCCAATCCCGCCGCGTCCCATTCCTCACCCACATCGTCCACCTCCGAGCATGCCCGTGATGTTGCCCTTGGAGACGCAGCAGCAGAAGGTGGATGTCACCATCCGCGACCAGATCGCCCGCACGGAAGTTGAACAAGTTTTTTACAATCCGAACGGACGCCGCATCGAGGGCACGTTTCTGTTCCCCGTGCCGAAAGGCGCACAGATCGACAAGTTCACCATGGATATCAATGGCCAACCTGTGCAGGCCGAGTTGCTGAAGGCGGACAAGGCGAAGGCCATCTACGAAGAGATCGTGCGCAAGTTGAAGGACCCCGCGTTGCTTGAATACGCCGGGCGCGATCTCTACAAGGTCCGTATTTTTCCCATCGAGCCGCAGGAAAAGAAGCGCGTGAAGCTCATCTACACGCAGTTGCTTAAGGAGGAACAAGGTCTCGTGGAATACGCGCTGCCGTTGAATCCTGACGCAGCGGATAAGAAAACTCCGCTCGCCATCAAGGTGCAGATCGATTCGCGCACGCCGTTGAAGACGATTTATTCGCCCACGCATTCCGTGGATGTGAAGCGCGAGGGTGATCGCAAGGCCACGCTGGGTTACGAGGCGAACAGCTCCGGCAGTGCGCGACAGTTCCAATTTTTCTTCGCACGCCAGACGGATGAGATCGGTATCCAATTGATCACGCAACGCGATGGTGATGAAGGCCACTTCCTGCTCTTCCTCTCGCCCGGCCAGTGGGATGATAAAACGAAAGTGGTGCCGAAGGATGTGCTCTTCGTGGTGGATACTTCCGGCTCCATGGCGGGCAAGAAAATGGAGCAAGCACGCAAGGCGTTGCAGTTCTGCGTGGAGAATCTGAATGATAAAGACCGCTTCGACATCGTGCGTTTTTCCACGGAAACCGAGCCGCTTTTCAATGGTTTTCGCGAAGTGAACAGGGAGAGCCGTCAGAAGGCGCAGACCTTTGTGGAAGGCTTGAAACCCATTGGTGGCACGGCGATTCATGCGGCGTTGCAGACGGCGCTGAAGCTGCGTCCGGATTCGGTGGAACGCCCTTACTTCGTCATCTTCGTCACGGACGGCATGCCCACCGTGGGCGAGACGCGTGAGGAAACCATCGTGCAACTCGTCACCTCCGATGTGGCGCGGAAGACGCGCGTGTTCTGCTTCGGTGTCGGTCATGATGTGAACACGCACTTGCTCGATCGCATCACAGAGCAGACGCGCGCCGTGAGTACCTACGTGTTGCCGGAAGAGGATCTTGAATTGAAACTCTCCGGCTTCTTCGCGCGTATTAAAGATCCTGTACTCGCCAGTCCGGAACTGAAGGTGAAAGGCGATGTGACCGTGACGCAATTGTATCCGAACCCACTGCCCGATCTTTTCAATGGCGATCAACTTGTGCTCTCCGGCAAGTTCAAGGGCCACGGTGCTGTTGCCATCGAACTCACCGGCCAATCTGGCAAAAGCAAGAAGACCATCGTGCACGAAGTCACCTTTCCGAAGAGCAGCACCGAGCACGATTTCATCCCGCGCTTGTGGGCGATGCGTCGTGTCGGCTGGCTTTTGGACGAGATCCGCTTGCGCGGTGAGAATGCCGAATTGCGCGATGAAGTCACCGACCTTGCGCGCCGTTACGGCATCGTCACGCCTTACACTGCTTACTTGATCTTGGAAGATGAGAAGCAGCGCGGTGTTCCCGCCACGGCGCAAACGCAGAACAACTTCCGCTTGGACGTCGCGGCACAAGACGCGACCAAGGATGCCTGGCGTCGCAGCAAGGAAGAACGCTCCGGTTCCTTCGCCGTCTCTGGTGCGCGGATGAATCAGGCGCTCCGCGGGCAAGCCGTGGTGGCCGAAGCTCTTGAGAAGAACCGCGCTGAAGCACCTATGGCAGCCAGTCCCATGCCTGCTGCGGCTCCTCCTGCACTTGGTTCTCGTGTGAGCGGCGTAGTATCCGCTCCTGTTGCAAAATCTATCCATAACCCCTCCTCCTCTACCGATTATACCCAACAAAACCGTTACGCTGGCGGTCGCGCCTTCTACCAGAATGGCCCCGTGTGGACCGATGCACTCGTGCAGAAACAATCTGCGCAAGCCCGCCGCGTCCAGCTTCCATTCGCTTCCAAGGAATACTTCGACCTGATGCAGAAGCATCCCGAAGTGAAGCCCTGGCTCGCGCTCGGCAACCGCGTCCAATTCGTCCTCGCGGACACGGTCTATGAAGTCACCGAGTAA
- a CDS encoding PLP-dependent aminotransferase family protein, translating to MKLIATSAPLEEKLYEQVSQHISRLIEQGTLRPGERVPSVRRMSQQQQVSIATVMQAYRLLESRGFIEARPQSGYFVRLRHWQAPKEPEISKPKPVAATVKMGTLMVRVMQATRDPALVRLGAALPSPELLPTEKLNRTMAAAARMHPELSNSYDVPPGHTPLRVQIARRAMETGCELSPDDIITTCGAQEALYLCLRAVAKPGDTIAIESPTFFGILQAIESLGMKALEIPTHPRDGVSLDALAYALEQQPVKACLFVLNYANPLGSCMPDENKRRLVEMLAAKEIPLIEDDVYGDLSFAQERPRTAKSYDRKGLVLLCDAFSKTLAPGYRVGWTAPGRFIDQVSYYKIVTTAATAVLPQMAIADFLANGGYNHHLRKVRREYAHKVQLVTQAICRYFPAETKVTRPAGGHVLWVEMPPQVKAVELFERALAEKISIAPGPVFSARQRFGNFIRLNCANPWTPALDDALLRLGRMVGQLQEAGS from the coding sequence ATGAAGCTGATCGCGACCTCTGCCCCGTTGGAAGAGAAGCTCTACGAGCAGGTTTCCCAGCATATCAGCCGTCTGATCGAGCAGGGCACGTTGCGGCCCGGTGAGCGCGTGCCGTCTGTGCGGCGTATGAGCCAGCAGCAGCAAGTGAGCATCGCCACGGTGATGCAGGCGTATCGTCTGCTGGAGAGCCGTGGCTTCATCGAGGCGCGTCCGCAATCTGGTTACTTTGTGCGCTTGCGTCACTGGCAGGCGCCGAAAGAACCGGAAATCTCGAAGCCCAAACCCGTCGCGGCCACAGTGAAGATGGGCACGCTCATGGTGCGCGTGATGCAAGCCACGCGTGATCCGGCGTTGGTGCGATTGGGCGCAGCGTTGCCGAGTCCGGAATTGCTGCCCACGGAAAAGTTGAATCGTACGATGGCGGCAGCAGCGCGGATGCATCCTGAGCTGAGCAATAGCTATGACGTGCCGCCGGGGCACACGCCCTTGCGGGTGCAGATCGCGCGACGCGCGATGGAGACGGGTTGCGAACTCTCGCCTGATGACATCATCACCACGTGCGGCGCACAGGAAGCCCTGTATCTGTGTTTGCGCGCCGTCGCGAAGCCCGGCGATACTATCGCCATCGAATCGCCGACATTCTTCGGTATCTTGCAAGCGATCGAATCGCTCGGCATGAAGGCGTTGGAAATCCCCACGCATCCGCGTGATGGCGTGAGCCTCGATGCGCTCGCTTATGCACTCGAGCAACAGCCCGTGAAAGCCTGCCTCTTCGTGCTGAATTACGCCAACCCGCTGGGTAGCTGTATGCCGGATGAAAATAAACGGCGCTTGGTGGAGATGCTCGCGGCAAAGGAAATCCCGCTGATCGAAGATGACGTTTACGGTGATCTCTCTTTCGCACAAGAACGTCCGCGCACGGCGAAATCTTACGATCGCAAAGGCCTCGTGCTCTTGTGTGATGCGTTCTCCAAAACACTCGCGCCTGGCTATCGCGTGGGCTGGACGGCTCCGGGCCGTTTCATTGATCAAGTTTCCTATTACAAGATTGTTACTACCGCCGCCACGGCCGTTCTGCCGCAGATGGCCATCGCGGATTTTTTGGCGAATGGCGGTTACAACCATCACCTGCGCAAGGTGCGTCGCGAATACGCGCACAAAGTCCAGCTTGTGACGCAAGCCATCTGCCGCTACTTCCCCGCGGAGACGAAAGTCACGCGGCCTGCGGGTGGTCATGTCCTGTGGGTGGAGATGCCTCCGCAGGTGAAGGCCGTTGAGCTTTTCGAGCGCGCCCTCGCCGAGAAGATCAGTATCGCGCCTGGCCCGGTTTTCTCCGCGCGCCAACGCTTTGGCAACTTCATCCGCCTGAACTGCGCGAACCCTTGGACGCCAGCATTGGACGATGCCTTGCTGCGGCTTGGTCGGATGGTCGGCCAATTGCAAGAAGCGGGTTCCTAA
- a CDS encoding DUF2917 domain-containing protein has product MKVSGISWFSEFTQELAKLLRMGNGLIAHTGEPRYTATKSGPRITLEKGCLHTIIAKKDHVEITVHSGTFWVTQENDAKDYLLKTGEKLVFTSSGKVIIEALQPGEFEIV; this is encoded by the coding sequence ATGAAAGTCAGCGGCATCAGTTGGTTCAGCGAGTTCACCCAGGAGTTGGCGAAGCTCTTACGCATGGGCAATGGCCTCATCGCGCACACCGGCGAGCCGCGCTACACTGCCACGAAGAGCGGCCCACGCATCACTCTCGAAAAAGGCTGCCTGCATACCATCATCGCGAAGAAAGACCACGTGGAAATCACCGTTCATTCCGGCACGTTCTGGGTGACGCAAGAGAATGACGCGAAGGATTATCTGTTGAAGACAGGTGAGAAATTGGTGTTCACGAGTTCAGGCAAAGTCATCATCGAAGCACTGCAACCCGGTGAATTCGAAATAGTTTGA